The Meriones unguiculatus strain TT.TT164.6M chromosome 9, Bangor_MerUng_6.1, whole genome shotgun sequence genome window below encodes:
- the LOC132656407 gene encoding ankyrin repeat domain-containing protein 7-like, translated as MQEGTNHDSKTQTPSASVWRQFCARLRSFCLGYGCLGYQERECSDSFVPYVPVGPFQRAASVGDWSAVENFITWHGCEVDKEDRRNRTPLHYASVFNQPGMIRLLIKKSCNVNVQDDEGCTPLIKAVEMNNVKCVSVLLKHGANPHIKDLNGNTALHYAAYNGNKAIVSQLLNYNADINAKTKEGFTPFSLAVSENKEKMAQFLKARGANEHGVSESDSEMSLWEESKSMLNMTTQISTELDASTENTSSRVSICRPGCLGTHSGNQDDSKLKEIHLPLLPKCWD; from the exons ATGCAGGAGGGCACCAATCATGACAGCAAGACTCAGACACCAAGTGCCTCGGTGTGGCGACAGTTCTGTGCCCGTCTGCGGTCCTTCTGCCTGGGCTATGGGTGCCTTGGTTACCAAGAGCGCGAATGTTCTGACTCCTTCGTCCCATATGTACCTGTTGGGCCGTTCCAAAGGGCAGCCAGTGTGGGTGATTGGTCTGCAGTGGAGAACTTCATCACCTGGCATGGATGCGAAGTGGATAAAGAGGACAGGAGGAACAG GACTCCACTGCACTATGCATCTGTTTTTAACCAGCCAGGTATGATACGGCTGTTAATCAAAAAAAGCTGCAATGTTAATGTCCAGGATGATGAAGGCTGCACCCCCTTGATTAAG GCTGTAGAGATGAACAACGTGAAATGTGTTTCAGTGTTGCTGAAGCATGGTGCTAATCCACACATTAAAGATTTAAATGGAAATACAGCCTTGCACTATGCTGCATATAATGGAAACAAAGCAATTGTCTCCCAACTGCTTAACTACAATGCAGATATTAACGCCAAAACAAAG gaaGGCTTCACACCATTTTCCCTTGCTGTAtctgaaaataaagagaagatgGCACAGTTTTTAAAAGCGAGGGGTGCAAATGAACACGGAGTCAGTGAGTCTGATAG TGAAATGTCACTCTGGGAAGAGTCAAAGTCAATGCTTAACATGACTACACAGATCAGCACAG AATTGGATGCCAGTACTGAAAACACATCATCTCG GGTTTCtatttgtagacctggctgtcttggaactcactctggaaatcaggaTGACtccaaactcaaagagatccacctgcctcttcttcccaagtgctgggattaa
- the LOC132656203 gene encoding endogenous retrovirus group K member 6 Pro protein-like, with protein MPQLGVQPVPVEFEDPLPKGSVGLILGRSFLTLKGLIIHPGIIDQDYTGRLRVLCSCPQGVFSISPGDRIAQLVLLPSLQDVFPSTGMTRGNKGFGSSGADFAHLVVVLKTRPTLQLQIEGKLFTGILDTGADRSIISSNWWPKAWPVTQSSHSLQGLGYEASPAVSSCPLTWQVPEGQTGSFIPYVLPLPVNLWGRDILQDLGLALTNEYSQQAVDIMKRMGYKEGKGLGKQEQGRLHPISQESNTGKQGL; from the coding sequence ATGCCCCAATTGGGTGTTCAGCCCGTTCCAGTTGAGTTTGAGGACCCTCTGCCCAAGGGAAGTGTTGGCCTGATACTTGGACGCTCCTTTCTTACCCTAAAGGGGCTTATTATCCATCCTGGAATAATAGATCAAGATTATACTGGAAGGCTTCGAGTTCTTTGTTCTTGTCCGCAAGGAGTATTTTCCATTtcccctggagataggattgcccAGTTAGTTCTCCTTCCAAGCTTGCAGGATGTTTTCCCATCCACAGGAATGACAAGGGGCAACAAAGGGTTTGGTTCTTCAGGAGCTGACTTTGCTCACTTGGTGGTTGTTTTAAAAACTAGGCCCACCTtacaattacagatagaagggaaaCTTTTCACTGGCATTTTAGATACTGGGGCTGACCGGAGCATTATCTCCTCAAattggtggcctaaggcgtggcctgttacacaatcatctcATTCCTTACAAGGGTTAGGATATGAAGCCAGCCCCGCAGTCAGCTCATGCCCGTTGACCTGGCAAGTACCAGAGGGTCagacaggaagtttcataccttATGTACTCCCTCTCCCCGttaatctctggggaagagacatCTTGCAAGACTTGGGTttggcattgaccaatgagtactctcaacaagcTGTTGATAtcatgaaaaggatgggttataaggaaggaaaaggccttggtaaacaggaacaagggagattacacccgatttcacaggaaagtaatacagggaaacaaggcctg